The following proteins are encoded in a genomic region of Gymnogyps californianus isolate 813 chromosome 19, ASM1813914v2, whole genome shotgun sequence:
- the SCPEP1 gene encoding retinoid-inducible serine carboxypeptidase isoform X2 produces MGPLRAATGLSLLLLLLAALAAGVVLRQSPEPKELWGYVQVRSKAHMFWWLYYANNPSKDFTELPLILWLQGGPGASGCGFGNFEEIGPLDKEMKPRNTTWLQAASILFVDNPVGTGFSYVDDCSLFAKNLTTVVSDMMVFLGEFFTCRTEFQTIPFYIFSESYGGKMAAGIALELHEAVQKGTIKCNFMGTALGDSWISPLDSVLSWGPYLYSTSLLDDNGLAEVTAVAKEIMDAINKNQYGLATELWGKAEGVIEENTDNVNFYNIMTKEVPEMKSNEQENLHLRLYQRHVRNMHKDSLNELMNGPIRKKLKIIPDCVKWGGQSRDVFENMAEDFMKPVIDVVDQLLAANVNVTVYNGQLDLIVDTMGQEAWIRKLKWPSLDQFSQQRWKALYVSPESTETAAFHKAYENFAFFWILKAGHMVPSDQGEMALKMVRMVTQQQH; encoded by the exons ATGGGGCCGCTGCGCGCCGCGACGGGGCTgtcgctgctgctgctactgctggcGGCGCTGGCGGCAG GTGTAGTTCTGAGGCAATCCCCAGAGCCCAAAGAGCTGTGGGGATATGTGCAAGTTCGAAGTAAGGCCCACATGTTCTGGTGGCTCTACTATGCAAATAACCCAAGCAAAGACTTCACAGAATTACCTCTCATCTTGTGGCTTCAG GGAGGTCCAGGAGCTTCAGGCTGTGGATTTGGGAACTTTGAAGAGATTGGTCCATTagacaaagaaatgaaaccaaGAAATACAACCTGG ttgCAGGCAGCCAGTATCTTGTTTGTGGATAATCCTGTGGGCACTGGATTCAGTTACGTGGATGATTGTAGCTTGTTTGCCAAAAACCTTACCACAGTAGTTTCTGATATGATGGTTTTTCTTGGAGAATTCTTCACATGTAGAACAGAATTCCAG aCCATCCCATTCTACATATTTTCTGAATCTTATGGAGGTAAAATGGCTGCTGGCATTGCTTTAGAGCTGCATGAG GCTGTTCAAAAAGGGACGATAAAGTGCAATTTTATGGGGACTGCTCTTGGAGACTCATGGATTTCTCCTTTGG aCTCTGTGCTGTCTTGGGGGCCCTACCTTTACAGCACT TCTCTCCTTGATGATAATGGTCTAGCAGAGGTGACTGCTGTTGCCAAAGAAATAATGgatgcaataaataaaaatcagtatggGCTGGCCACTGAGCTCTGGGGCAAGGCTGAAGGTGTCATTGAAGAG AACACAGACAATGTGAACTTTTATAACATCATGACTAAGGAGGTTCCAgaaatgaaatcaaatgaaCAAGAAAATCTCCATCTCA GACTTTACCAACGCCATGTCAGAAATATGCATAAGGACAGCCTAAATGAATTGATGAACGGACCCATCAGAAAGAAGCTAAAAATTATTCCTGACTGTGTGAAATGGGGAG GTCAGTCCAGAGATGTCTTTGAGAACATGGCTGAGGACTTCATGAAACCTGTCATTGATGTTGTTGATCAGCTTTTGGCAGCCAACGTCAATGTTACAGTCTATAATGGACAGCTGGATCTCATTGTTGACACCATGG GCCAGGAGGCATGGATCCGGAAACTGAAATGGCCTAGTTTGGACCAGTTCAGCCAGCAAAGGTGGAAGGCACTCTATGTGTCTCCAGAATCCACTGAGACAGCTGCTTTCCACAAGGCCTATGAGAACTTCGCTTTCTTCTGGATTCTTAAGGCTGGGCACATG GTACCATCTGATCAAGGAGAGATGGCACTGAAAATGGTCAGGATGGTGACCCAACAGCAGCACTAG
- the SCPEP1 gene encoding retinoid-inducible serine carboxypeptidase isoform X1 has translation MGPLRAATGLSLLLLLLAALAAGVVLRQSPEPKELWGYVQVRSKAHMFWWLYYANNPSKDFTELPLILWLQGGPGASGCGFGNFEEIGPLDKEMKPRNTTWLQAASILFVDNPVGTGFSYVDDCSLFAKNLTTVVSDMMVFLGEFFTCRTEFQTIPFYIFSESYGGKMAAGIALELHEAVQKGTIKCNFMGTALGDSWISPLDSVLSWGPYLYSTSLLDDNGLAEVTAVAKEIMDAINKNQYGLATELWGKAEGVIEENTDNVNFYNIMTKEVPEMKSNEQENLHLIGLYQRHVRNMHKDSLNELMNGPIRKKLKIIPDCVKWGGQSRDVFENMAEDFMKPVIDVVDQLLAANVNVTVYNGQLDLIVDTMGQEAWIRKLKWPSLDQFSQQRWKALYVSPESTETAAFHKAYENFAFFWILKAGHMVPSDQGEMALKMVRMVTQQQH, from the exons ATGGGGCCGCTGCGCGCCGCGACGGGGCTgtcgctgctgctgctactgctggcGGCGCTGGCGGCAG GTGTAGTTCTGAGGCAATCCCCAGAGCCCAAAGAGCTGTGGGGATATGTGCAAGTTCGAAGTAAGGCCCACATGTTCTGGTGGCTCTACTATGCAAATAACCCAAGCAAAGACTTCACAGAATTACCTCTCATCTTGTGGCTTCAG GGAGGTCCAGGAGCTTCAGGCTGTGGATTTGGGAACTTTGAAGAGATTGGTCCATTagacaaagaaatgaaaccaaGAAATACAACCTGG ttgCAGGCAGCCAGTATCTTGTTTGTGGATAATCCTGTGGGCACTGGATTCAGTTACGTGGATGATTGTAGCTTGTTTGCCAAAAACCTTACCACAGTAGTTTCTGATATGATGGTTTTTCTTGGAGAATTCTTCACATGTAGAACAGAATTCCAG aCCATCCCATTCTACATATTTTCTGAATCTTATGGAGGTAAAATGGCTGCTGGCATTGCTTTAGAGCTGCATGAG GCTGTTCAAAAAGGGACGATAAAGTGCAATTTTATGGGGACTGCTCTTGGAGACTCATGGATTTCTCCTTTGG aCTCTGTGCTGTCTTGGGGGCCCTACCTTTACAGCACT TCTCTCCTTGATGATAATGGTCTAGCAGAGGTGACTGCTGTTGCCAAAGAAATAATGgatgcaataaataaaaatcagtatggGCTGGCCACTGAGCTCTGGGGCAAGGCTGAAGGTGTCATTGAAGAG AACACAGACAATGTGAACTTTTATAACATCATGACTAAGGAGGTTCCAgaaatgaaatcaaatgaaCAAGAAAATCTCCATCTCA tagGACTTTACCAACGCCATGTCAGAAATATGCATAAGGACAGCCTAAATGAATTGATGAACGGACCCATCAGAAAGAAGCTAAAAATTATTCCTGACTGTGTGAAATGGGGAG GTCAGTCCAGAGATGTCTTTGAGAACATGGCTGAGGACTTCATGAAACCTGTCATTGATGTTGTTGATCAGCTTTTGGCAGCCAACGTCAATGTTACAGTCTATAATGGACAGCTGGATCTCATTGTTGACACCATGG GCCAGGAGGCATGGATCCGGAAACTGAAATGGCCTAGTTTGGACCAGTTCAGCCAGCAAAGGTGGAAGGCACTCTATGTGTCTCCAGAATCCACTGAGACAGCTGCTTTCCACAAGGCCTATGAGAACTTCGCTTTCTTCTGGATTCTTAAGGCTGGGCACATG GTACCATCTGATCAAGGAGAGATGGCACTGAAAATGGTCAGGATGGTGACCCAACAGCAGCACTAG
- the COIL gene encoding coilin, translating into MAAAGGGPVRLRLLFDYPPPGSPGCALCWLLLEPSQVRLVTDLVSLIRHRFGFSRRARLSLFLEGALLPPTESARLVRDNDSLRVKLEEIVADDYEEVDDGFSYTPKEDKKRRRQKQEEEEFSRNEDDRHKREKKKNKHNPEYSSCREETSVDIRDSQKRYKKRKRKEEVSGRSRLTEGKEESSADQSKKLKKTEREKQLATKKKDEKQTKAAAAKMALEQANESFSLNSGKNNTTKITIQSRKKRVGSSDSSSTSSDSDSSEFNIKQNKSFHKPVVATLPKHKSQAAANSDVKTVVSNKVTVKSNAENSTKTAICKNAKKSQSSSSDSDSSTEDEKVATAQDSTAKEKSLPNNAAAVKTSTTKAPKAKTSSSESDSSDSETLVIKKPAANAELSNSIVRNCTKQLPASTQGPLASPGRGRGRGTGEDNFWRGPRGRGFRGMMRGQGRGRGANPGFFYNYSSEGQKQRQLNEAATNTSVLVQNPVEVPKRDYSVLPLLAAPPQVGEKIAFKRLELTENYSPEVSDYKEGKIISWNADKKQIELEILSSSAGQLAKEPGKFDLVYQSADGAELIEYAVPQDTKITESWDALIEPRLIVEPPVNGSSIENGTI; encoded by the exons aTGGCGGCGGCCGGTGGCGGCCCGGTGCGGCTGCGGCTGCTCTTCGACTACCCGCCGCCGGGCAGCCCGGGCTGCGcgctgtgctggctgctgctggagcccagccagGTGCGCCTCGTCACCGACCTCGTCAGCCTCATCCGCCACAGGTTCGGCTTCAGCCGGCGGGCCCGCCTCAGCCTCTTCTTGGAGGGGGCGCTGCTGCCCCCCACCGAGAGCGCCCGCCTCGTGCGGGACAACGACTCGCTCCG agTAAAATTGGAAGAGATAGTTGCAGATGATTATGAAGAGGTAGATGATGGCTTCTCTTACACAccaaaagaagacaaaaaaaggcGTAGAcaaaagcaggaagaggaagaattttctagaaatgaagatgacaggcataaaagggaaaagaaaaagaataaacataATCCTGAGTATTCCTCTTGTAGGGAAGAGACCTCTGTAGATATTCGTGACTCTCAAAAAAggtacaagaaaagaaaaagaaaggaagaagttagTGGAAGAAGTAGACTCACAGAAGGTAAGGAAGAGAGCTCCGCTGACCAATctaaaaagcttaaaaaaacagagagggagaaacagttggcaacaaaaaagaaggatgaaaaGCAGACAAAGGCCGCTGCAGCAAAGATGGCTTTAGAACAGGCAAATGAGAGCTTTTCTCTAAATTCTGGTAAAAATAACACCACAAAAATCACAATacagtccagaaaaaaaagggtgggATCTTCAGATTCTTCCAGCACATCGTCTGACAGTGACAGCAGTGAATTTaacataaagcaaaataaatctttccatAAACCTGTAGTGGCAACACTTCCCAAACACAAATCCCAAGCTGCTGCAAATTCCGATGTGAAAACTGTTGTTTCTAATAAAGTGACTGTAAAGTCTAACGCTGAAAATTCCACTAAGACTGCAATTtgtaaaaatgccaaaaaatcCCAGTCCTCTAGTTCAGATTCTGACTCGAGTACAGAGGATGAGAAAGTGGCAACAGCACAAGACAGTACTGCAAAGGAAAAGTCACTGCCTAACAATGCAGCAGCTGTAAAAACCAGTACCACCAAGGCTCCCAAAGCAAAGACCTCCTCTTCAGAGTCTGATAGTTCAGATTCAGAAACACTTGTTattaaaaaacctgcagcaaatGCTGAACTGAGTAATTCCATAGTAAGAAACTGTACTAAACAGTTGCCAGCCAGTACTCAAGGACCACTTGCCAGCCCGGGTCGTGGAAGGGGGCGTGGAACAGGAGAGGATAACTTCTGGAGAGGACCTAGGGGCCGTGGGTTTCGTGGGATGATGAGGGGCCAAGGCCGTGGGAGAGGAGCAAACCCTGGCTTCTTCTATAACTACAGCAGTGAAGGCCAGAAACAGAGGCAGTTAAATGAAGCTGCGACAAACACTTCCGTTCTTGTCCAG AATCCTGTGGAGGTCCCCAAGAGAGACTATAGTGTGTTACCTCTTCTAGCTGCTCCACCACAAGTGGGAGAAAAAATTGCCTTTAAG CGCTTGGAACTAACTGAAAATTACAGTCCTGAAGTTTCAGACTATAAG gaagggaaaataatcaGTTGGAATGCTGATAAAAAACAGATCGAGCTTGAGATCCTTTCGTCATCAGCAGGACAAC ttgctAAAGAGCCAGGGAAATTTGATCTGGTTTACCAATCTGCAGATGGAGCAGAACTGATAGAGTACGCTGTTCCTCAGGATACAAAG ataacTGAAAGTTGGGATGCACTGATAGAGCCAAGACTGATTGTTGAGCCTCCAGTTAATGGATCCAGCATTGAAAATGGAACAATCTAA